The following coding sequences are from one Mycobacterium bourgelatii window:
- a CDS encoding HdeD family acid-resistance protein: MRHTGAMEPLPVPSLLPHLWKSTLASGILSLILGAVVLAWPGQTVLVAALVFGAYLLITGAAQVAFAFALHVSAGSRVLLFISGAASLVLAVLAFRHFGDAVLLLAIWIGIGFIFRGVATSVSAISDPTLPGRGWAIFIGVISLIAGIVIMASPFKSIITLAIVVGVWLVVIGAFEIVSAIRIRKASQDLDRRLA; the protein is encoded by the coding sequence ATGCGTCACACTGGTGCCATGGAACCCCTCCCAGTCCCAAGCTTGTTGCCACATCTCTGGAAGTCGACGCTCGCGTCGGGAATCCTGTCGCTGATTTTGGGCGCTGTCGTGCTGGCCTGGCCAGGACAAACCGTCTTGGTGGCCGCGCTGGTTTTCGGCGCCTATCTGTTGATCACCGGTGCCGCTCAGGTCGCGTTCGCCTTCGCGCTGCATGTGTCCGCCGGCAGTCGAGTCCTGCTGTTCATCAGCGGTGCGGCATCCCTGGTCCTGGCCGTGCTCGCGTTCCGTCACTTCGGGGACGCGGTTTTGTTGCTGGCCATCTGGATCGGCATCGGGTTCATCTTCCGCGGTGTCGCAACCAGCGTGTCGGCCATCAGCGACCCCACTCTGCCGGGCAGAGGATGGGCGATCTTCATCGGCGTCATCAGCTTGATCGCCGGGATTGTCATCATGGCCTCGCCCTTCAAGTCGATCATCACGCTGGCGATCGTCGTGGGCGTCTGGCTCGTGGTCATCGGCGCCTTTGAGATCGTCTCCGCAATTCGCATCCGCAAGGCCTCACAGGACCTCGACCGGCGCCTGGCCTGA
- a CDS encoding Zn-ribbon domain-containing OB-fold protein: MQDVTNQEPAIDGWFAVDDAGNPHLIGAKCPQCGTYVFPPRENNCPNPACAGDELESVALSRRGKLWSYTENRYAPPPPYPAPDPFEPFAVAAVELADEGLIVLGKVVEGTLAADLKVGIEMELTTMPLYTDDLGVEHIVYAWRIA; the protein is encoded by the coding sequence GTGCAAGACGTCACTAACCAAGAACCCGCAATCGACGGGTGGTTCGCCGTCGATGACGCAGGTAACCCGCATCTTATCGGCGCAAAATGCCCCCAGTGCGGCACCTACGTCTTCCCGCCGCGAGAGAACAATTGCCCCAATCCGGCGTGCGCCGGCGACGAACTAGAGTCCGTCGCATTGTCGCGCCGAGGCAAGTTGTGGAGCTACACCGAAAACCGGTACGCGCCGCCGCCGCCCTACCCCGCCCCGGACCCCTTTGAGCCGTTCGCCGTCGCGGCCGTGGAACTTGCCGACGAGGGCCTGATCGTGCTGGGCAAGGTGGTTGAAGGCACGCTGGCCGCGGACTTGAAGGTCGGCATCGAGATGGAACTGACGACGATGCCGCTCTATACGGATGACCTTGGTGTCGAGCACATCGTGTACGCGTGGAGGATCGCATGA
- a CDS encoding lysophospholipid acyltransferase family protein, translating into MSEPAQRKPLARYPLMVISKLFGLLPHRVADALLAVLARFVYWRGRAQHSGILQDFRDNVDPTAQFSSRKWHPVRAMYRALVRNANDAIWFLAAPHSAAVRRFHIADPSPLHEALEAGRPSGVGAIVAFPHLGSYAALPIVLALNDLPTTVVANRQRALMQWVIDRGAHKAGLELIVVDRTGGASITAAMSDAIRRGRIVAIAGDYFRARDGGGTGIHVDLAGIKRPVGPGPALLALRTGALIVPGVVFQHKHQREPVFGRPIAVGVPRDGSDQSIRETVQETSQQVADALAEFIKREPQQWLMPGGLVSDSVGRQRHAAGV; encoded by the coding sequence GTGTCGGAGCCCGCGCAGCGCAAGCCCCTCGCGCGCTACCCGCTCATGGTCATCTCGAAATTGTTCGGCCTGCTGCCGCACCGGGTCGCCGACGCGCTCCTCGCCGTGCTGGCCCGCTTCGTCTACTGGCGGGGCCGGGCCCAGCATTCGGGCATCCTGCAGGACTTTCGTGACAACGTGGACCCGACGGCTCAGTTCTCCTCCCGGAAGTGGCATCCCGTCCGAGCCATGTACCGGGCGCTGGTCCGCAACGCCAACGACGCCATCTGGTTCCTCGCAGCGCCGCATTCCGCCGCCGTGCGCCGGTTCCACATAGCCGACCCGTCGCCCCTTCATGAGGCCCTCGAGGCCGGCCGTCCCAGCGGTGTCGGCGCGATCGTCGCGTTCCCGCACCTCGGCTCATACGCCGCGCTTCCGATCGTGCTCGCGCTCAACGATCTGCCGACCACCGTCGTCGCCAACCGTCAGCGCGCGTTGATGCAGTGGGTGATCGACCGGGGTGCGCACAAGGCCGGGCTCGAACTCATCGTCGTCGATCGCACCGGCGGAGCCAGCATCACCGCGGCGATGTCGGATGCCATCCGTCGCGGCCGCATCGTTGCGATCGCCGGCGACTACTTCCGGGCGCGCGACGGAGGCGGCACGGGCATCCACGTGGACCTCGCGGGGATCAAACGGCCCGTCGGGCCGGGACCGGCGCTGCTGGCGCTGCGTACCGGCGCGCTGATCGTCCCGGGCGTCGTCTTCCAGCACAAACACCAGCGTGAGCCGGTTTTCGGACGGCCGATCGCCGTCGGCGTCCCGCGGGACGGGAGCGATCAGAGCATCAGAGAGACCGTGCAAGAGACCTCGCAACAGGTGGCCGACGCACTCGCGGAGTTCATCAAGCGGGAGCCGCAGCAGTGGCTGATGCCCGGCGGCCTGGTGTCAGATTCGGTCGGGCGACAGCGCCACGCCGCCGGCGTGTAG
- a CDS encoding cytochrome ubiquinol oxidase subunit I, giving the protein MNVVDISRWQFGITTVYHFLFVPLTIGLAPLLAVMQTAWVVTDNVAWYRLTKFFGKLFLINFAIGVATGIVQEFQFGMNWSEYSKFVGDIFGAPLAMEGLLAFFFESTFIGLWIFGWSRLPRLVHLACIWIVAFGVNASAFFIISANSFMQHPVGTHYNPETKRAELTSIMDVLTNNTGRTAFLHTVMGALLTAGTFVAAVSAWWLVRSTKNPDGSGIRAMYRPATVLGCWVVLVSAVGLFISGDFQGKLMFQQQPMKMASAESLCDTQTDPDFSILTVGRQNNCDALTRVIEVPYVLPFLAEGKTSGVTLQGVRDIQREYVTKFGPNDYRPNLFVTYWSFRIMIGLLAIPVLFALVTLWLTRGDRIPNQRWFSWFALLTIPTPFLANSAGWIFTEMGRQPWVVVPNPTGDQSVRLTVADGVSNHGPGIVLTSLITFTLVYAVLAVIWFWLLKRYIVEGPQEHDAEPAAPQEPSDDEVAPLSFAY; this is encoded by the coding sequence ATGAATGTCGTCGACATATCGCGGTGGCAGTTCGGTATCACTACCGTCTACCACTTCCTTTTCGTACCGCTCACCATTGGGCTTGCTCCCCTCCTGGCGGTCATGCAGACGGCGTGGGTCGTCACCGACAACGTCGCCTGGTATCGGCTCACCAAGTTCTTCGGCAAGTTGTTCCTGATCAACTTCGCCATCGGCGTTGCGACCGGGATCGTGCAGGAATTCCAGTTCGGCATGAACTGGAGCGAGTACTCGAAGTTCGTCGGCGACATCTTCGGTGCACCGCTGGCCATGGAGGGCCTGCTGGCCTTCTTCTTCGAGTCCACCTTCATCGGGTTGTGGATCTTTGGCTGGAGCCGGCTCCCCCGGCTGGTGCATCTGGCCTGCATCTGGATCGTCGCCTTCGGGGTGAATGCCTCCGCGTTCTTCATCATCTCGGCGAACTCGTTCATGCAGCACCCGGTCGGCACGCACTACAACCCCGAGACCAAGCGCGCCGAGCTGACCAGCATCATGGACGTGCTCACCAACAACACCGGCCGCACGGCGTTCTTGCACACGGTCATGGGTGCGTTGCTGACGGCCGGCACATTCGTCGCCGCGGTCAGCGCCTGGTGGCTGGTGCGTTCGACGAAGAATCCCGATGGTTCCGGCATTCGCGCCATGTACCGCCCGGCGACCGTCCTGGGCTGCTGGGTGGTGCTGGTCTCCGCCGTCGGCTTGTTCATCAGCGGTGACTTCCAGGGCAAGCTGATGTTTCAGCAACAGCCGATGAAGATGGCTTCGGCGGAGTCGTTGTGCGACACCCAAACCGACCCGGACTTTTCGATCCTGACGGTCGGCAGGCAGAACAACTGCGACGCCCTCACCCGCGTCATCGAAGTGCCTTACGTGCTGCCATTTCTCGCCGAGGGCAAGACCAGCGGCGTCACGCTGCAAGGTGTGCGTGACATTCAGCGGGAGTACGTGACGAAGTTCGGGCCAAATGACTACCGCCCCAACCTGTTTGTCACCTACTGGTCGTTCCGCATCATGATCGGATTGCTGGCGATACCGGTGCTGTTCGCACTGGTCACGCTGTGGCTTACCCGCGGGGACCGAATTCCGAACCAGCGCTGGTTCAGCTGGTTTGCGCTGCTGACGATTCCGACTCCGTTCCTGGCCAACAGCGCTGGCTGGATATTCACCGAAATGGGCCGCCAGCCGTGGGTGGTGGTGCCGAATCCGACCGGCGACCAGAGCGTCCGGCTCACCGTGGCGGACGGTGTGTCCAACCACGGGCCGGGCATCGTTCTCACCTCGCTGATCACGTTCACGTTGGTCTATGCGGTGCTCGCGGTCATCTGGTTCTGGCTGCTCAAGCGCTACATCGTCGAAGGCCCGCAAGAACACGACGCCGAACCGGCTGCGCCGCAAGAACCCAGCGACGACGAGGTGGCGCCGCTCTCGTTCGCCTACTGA
- the rpsA gene encoding 30S ribosomal protein S1, which produces MPSPAVTSPQVAVNDIGTSEDFLAAIDKTIKYFNDGDIVEGTIVKVDRDEVLLDIGYKTEGVIPARELSIKHDVDPNEVVSVGDQVEALVLTKEDKEGRLILSKKRAQYERAWGTIEALKEKDEAVKGTVIEVVKGGLILDIGLRGFLPASLVEMRRVRDLQPYIGKEIEAKIIELDKNRNNVVLSRRAWLEQTQSEVRSEFLNQLQKGTIRKGVVSSIVNFGAFVDLGGVDGLVHVSELSWKHIDHPSEVVQVGDEVTVEVLDVDMDRERVSLSLKATQEDPWRHFARTHAIGQIVPGKVTKLVPFGAFVRVEEGIEGLVHISELAERHVEVPDQVVAVGDDAMVKVIDIDLERRRISLSLKQANEDYTEEFDPAKYGMADSYDEQGNYIFPEGFDAETNEWLEGFDAQRQEWEARYAEAERRHKMHTAQMEKFAAAEAAAHGGGDQGSSSSGSSDKAAGGSLASDAQLAALREKLAGSA; this is translated from the coding sequence ATGCCGAGTCCCGCCGTCACCTCGCCGCAAGTAGCCGTCAACGACATAGGCACCAGCGAGGATTTTCTTGCCGCAATAGACAAAACGATCAAGTACTTCAACGATGGCGACATCGTCGAAGGCACCATCGTCAAAGTGGACCGGGACGAGGTGCTCCTCGACATCGGCTACAAGACTGAAGGGGTCATCCCCGCCCGCGAACTCTCGATCAAGCACGACGTCGACCCGAATGAGGTCGTTTCCGTGGGCGATCAGGTAGAGGCTCTCGTTCTCACCAAGGAGGACAAAGAGGGTCGCCTGATCCTTTCCAAGAAGCGCGCGCAGTACGAACGCGCCTGGGGCACCATCGAGGCGCTCAAGGAGAAGGACGAGGCCGTCAAGGGCACCGTCATCGAGGTGGTCAAGGGTGGCCTGATCCTCGACATCGGGCTGCGCGGCTTCCTGCCTGCCTCGCTGGTCGAGATGCGCCGCGTGCGCGACCTGCAGCCGTACATCGGCAAGGAAATCGAAGCCAAGATCATCGAGCTGGACAAGAACCGCAACAACGTGGTGCTGAGCCGCCGCGCCTGGCTGGAGCAGACCCAGTCCGAGGTGCGCAGCGAGTTCCTCAACCAGCTGCAGAAGGGCACCATCCGCAAGGGTGTGGTCTCCTCGATCGTCAACTTCGGCGCGTTCGTCGACCTGGGCGGTGTGGACGGTCTGGTGCACGTGTCCGAGCTGTCCTGGAAGCACATCGACCACCCGTCGGAGGTCGTCCAGGTGGGCGACGAGGTCACCGTCGAGGTCCTCGACGTCGACATGGACCGCGAGCGGGTTTCGCTGTCGCTGAAGGCAACGCAGGAAGACCCGTGGCGCCACTTCGCCCGCACGCACGCGATCGGTCAGATCGTGCCGGGCAAGGTCACCAAGCTGGTTCCGTTCGGCGCGTTCGTCCGCGTCGAGGAGGGCATCGAGGGCCTGGTGCACATCTCGGAGCTCGCCGAGCGCCACGTCGAGGTGCCCGACCAGGTCGTCGCCGTGGGCGACGACGCGATGGTCAAGGTCATCGACATCGACCTGGAGCGCCGTCGAATCTCGTTGTCGCTCAAGCAGGCCAACGAGGACTACACCGAAGAGTTCGACCCGGCGAAGTACGGCATGGCCGACAGCTACGACGAGCAAGGCAACTACATCTTCCCCGAGGGCTTCGACGCCGAAACCAACGAATGGCTCGAAGGCTTCGACGCTCAGCGTCAGGAATGGGAAGCCCGCTATGCCGAGGCGGAGCGCCGGCACAAGATGCACACCGCGCAGATGGAGAAGTTCGCCGCTGCGGAAGCCGCCGCGCACGGTGGTGGCGACCAGGGGTCGTCCAGCAGCGGGTCCTCCGACAAGGCGGCGGGTGGCTCGCTGGCCAGCGACGCCCAGCTCGCGGCCCTGCGCGAAAAGCTCGCCGGCAGCGCATAA
- a CDS encoding adenylate/guanylate cyclase domain-containing protein has protein sequence MAAKKCGAPPVQFDGSPRPDCKAVVREQTRDIGQHYAASAARRARILNVAAWLAVMVSVSFIAIQLFMGSWYWQVISINLVGTTIFMIVPFLHRFGELVGPLTFFGAAYMTVFASLWDVGTNSGGQLFFLVGACLAVLLLGIEHIVLASCLAALAAALVIASEFLVPQDTGLQPEWATATGFVITTVSSVVLVVVTVWFALRDTARAEAVMESQYQRSEALLTNILPPSIAERLKEGDRHVIADKYDEASVLFADIVGFTERASATAPADLVRFLDRLYSAFDQLVDKHGLEKIKVSGDSYMVVSGVPRPRPDHVQALADFALDMVAAASALKDPSGRPVPLRVGMATGPVVAGVVGSRRFFYDVWGDAVNVASRMESTDSVGQIQVPDDVYERLKDEFLLRERGHIDVKGKGIMRTWYLLGRKPAPKPSEPLAPEEARETTPETSAAPV, from the coding sequence GTGGCGGCTAAGAAATGCGGTGCCCCACCCGTCCAGTTCGACGGCTCCCCCCGCCCGGACTGTAAAGCCGTCGTGCGTGAACAGACCCGCGACATCGGCCAGCACTATGCGGCCAGCGCCGCGCGGCGGGCCCGGATCCTGAATGTCGCCGCCTGGTTGGCGGTGATGGTCAGCGTCAGCTTCATCGCCATCCAGTTGTTCATGGGCTCCTGGTACTGGCAGGTGATCTCGATCAACCTGGTTGGCACGACCATCTTCATGATCGTCCCCTTCTTGCACCGCTTCGGTGAGCTGGTAGGTCCCCTGACGTTCTTTGGTGCGGCGTACATGACGGTATTCGCCAGTCTTTGGGACGTCGGCACCAATTCGGGCGGTCAGCTCTTCTTCCTGGTGGGGGCCTGTTTGGCGGTGCTTCTGCTGGGCATCGAACACATCGTTTTGGCGAGCTGCCTGGCGGCGCTGGCCGCGGCCCTGGTCATCGCGTCGGAATTCCTGGTACCGCAAGACACCGGGCTGCAGCCCGAATGGGCCACGGCGACGGGCTTCGTCATCACCACGGTCTCGTCCGTCGTGCTCGTGGTGGTCACCGTGTGGTTTGCGCTGCGCGACACCGCCCGCGCCGAGGCGGTGATGGAGTCGCAGTACCAGCGCTCAGAAGCGCTGCTGACGAACATCCTTCCGCCTAGCATCGCCGAACGGCTCAAAGAAGGCGACCGCCACGTCATCGCCGACAAGTATGACGAGGCATCGGTCCTGTTCGCCGACATCGTGGGATTTACCGAGCGAGCCAGCGCCACTGCGCCGGCCGACCTGGTGCGCTTCCTGGACCGGCTGTACAGCGCCTTCGACCAACTGGTGGACAAGCACGGACTAGAAAAGATCAAGGTCAGCGGCGACTCGTACATGGTGGTCAGTGGAGTCCCGCGACCACGGCCCGACCACGTGCAGGCGTTGGCCGACTTCGCGCTCGACATGGTCGCTGCGGCTTCGGCTCTCAAAGATCCGAGCGGCCGACCGGTGCCGTTGCGGGTGGGAATGGCGACCGGCCCGGTGGTGGCGGGTGTGGTCGGATCCCGCCGGTTCTTCTACGACGTCTGGGGCGATGCCGTCAACGTCGCCTCGCGGATGGAATCCACCGACTCGGTGGGACAGATCCAAGTTCCCGACGACGTCTACGAACGCCTCAAGGACGAGTTCCTGCTGCGCGAGCGCGGGCACATCGACGTCAAGGGCAAAGGCATCATGCGCACGTGGTATTTGCTCGGTCGCAAGCCAGCACCCAAGCCCAGCGAGCCGCTCGCCCCCGAGGAAGCTCGGGAAACTACCCCCGAAACCAGCGCGGCACCTGTCTGA
- the polA gene encoding DNA polymerase I, which yields MLLDGNSLAFRAFYALPAENFKTRGGLTTNAVYGFTAMLINLLRDEAPTHIAAAFDVSRQTFRSERYPEYKANRSATPDEFHGQIDITKEVLNALGITVLSEPGFEADDIIATLATQAENEGYRVLVVTGDRDSLQLVSDDVTVLYPRKGVSELTRFTPEAVFEKYGLTPRQYPDFAALRGDPSDNLPGIPGVGEKTASKWIIEYGSLQSLVDNVDSVRGKVGDALRAHVANVVLNRDLTELVKDVPLAQTPDTLRLQPWDRDQIHRLFDDLEFRVLRDRLFDTLAAVEPEVEEGFDVRGGALEPGTVSQWLAEHAADGRRAGLTVVGTHLPHGGDATALAIAAADGEGAYIDTATLTPEDDAALGAWLADPDKPKALHEAKLAIHDLAGRGWALNGVTSDTALAAYLVRPGQRSFTLDDLSLRYLRRELRAETAEQQQLSLLDDVDGVDEQAVQTTILRARAVVDLADALDTELERIESTALLRDMELPVQQVLADMEAAGIAVDLDKLTELQSEFANQIRDAAEAAYAVIGKQINLGSPKQLQVVLFDELGMPKTKRTKTGYTTDADALQSLFDKTGHPFLQHLLTHRDVTRLKVTVDGLLNAVAADGRIHTTFNQTIAATGRLSSTEPNLQNIPIRTEAGRRIRDAFIVGRGYAELMTADYSQIEMRIMAHLSRDEGLIEAFNTGEDLHSFVASRAFSVQINEVTAELRRRVKAMSYGLAYGLSAYGLSAQLKISTEEAKDQMDQYFARFGGVRDYLLNIVEQARKDGYTSTVLGRRRYLPELDSSNRQVREAAERAALNAPIQGSAADIIKVAMIEVAKALKEAGLASRLLLQVHDELLIEIAPGERDQVEKLVRDKMGSAYPLDVPLEVSVGYGRSWDAAAH from the coding sequence ATGCTGCTGGACGGCAATTCGCTGGCGTTTCGTGCGTTCTACGCGCTGCCCGCGGAGAACTTCAAGACCCGCGGCGGGCTGACCACCAACGCCGTCTACGGCTTCACCGCCATGTTGATCAACCTGCTGCGCGACGAGGCCCCGACCCACATCGCGGCGGCGTTCGACGTGTCCCGGCAGACCTTCCGCTCGGAGCGCTACCCGGAGTACAAAGCCAACCGGTCCGCAACCCCCGACGAGTTCCACGGGCAGATCGACATCACCAAGGAAGTCCTCAACGCACTCGGTATCACCGTGCTGTCCGAACCTGGCTTTGAGGCCGACGACATCATCGCCACGCTGGCCACCCAGGCGGAGAACGAGGGTTACCGCGTGCTGGTCGTCACCGGTGACCGCGACTCGCTGCAGTTGGTCAGCGACGACGTGACCGTGCTCTACCCCCGCAAAGGCGTCAGCGAACTCACCCGCTTCACACCCGAGGCCGTCTTCGAGAAGTACGGCCTCACCCCTCGGCAATACCCGGACTTCGCTGCGCTGCGCGGCGACCCGAGCGACAACCTGCCTGGCATTCCGGGAGTGGGGGAGAAGACCGCCTCGAAGTGGATCATCGAGTACGGCTCGCTGCAGTCGCTGGTCGACAACGTCGACTCGGTGCGCGGCAAGGTCGGCGACGCACTGCGGGCGCACGTGGCCAACGTCGTCCTCAACCGGGACCTCACCGAGTTGGTCAAAGACGTTCCGCTGGCGCAAACCCCGGACACGCTGCGGCTGCAGCCCTGGGACCGCGACCAGATACACCGGCTCTTCGACGACCTGGAATTCCGTGTGCTGCGCGACAGGTTGTTCGACACGCTGGCCGCGGTCGAGCCCGAGGTCGAGGAGGGTTTCGACGTGCGCGGCGGCGCGCTGGAGCCCGGAACGGTGAGCCAGTGGCTGGCGGAGCACGCCGCCGACGGCCGCCGGGCCGGTCTGACGGTCGTGGGCACCCACCTGCCGCACGGGGGAGACGCCACCGCGCTGGCGATCGCGGCCGCCGACGGCGAGGGCGCCTACATCGACACCGCCACGCTGACGCCGGAGGACGACGCCGCGCTCGGCGCCTGGCTGGCCGATCCCGACAAACCCAAGGCGCTGCACGAAGCCAAGTTGGCCATCCACGACCTGGCCGGCCGCGGCTGGGCGCTCAACGGCGTCACCTCCGACACCGCCCTGGCGGCGTACCTGGTGCGGCCGGGTCAACGAAGTTTCACCCTCGACGACCTGTCGCTGCGTTATCTGCGCCGCGAACTCCGCGCGGAAACTGCTGAACAACAACAACTTTCGCTACTCGACGATGTGGACGGCGTCGACGAGCAGGCGGTGCAGACGACGATCCTGCGGGCACGTGCGGTGGTGGACCTGGCCGACGCGCTGGACACCGAGCTGGAGCGCATCGAGTCCACCGCGTTGCTGCGCGACATGGAGCTGCCCGTCCAACAGGTGCTCGCCGACATGGAAGCCGCCGGCATTGCGGTCGACCTGGACAAGCTGACCGAGCTGCAAAGCGAATTCGCCAACCAGATCCGCGACGCCGCCGAAGCCGCATACGCCGTGATCGGCAAGCAGATCAATCTCGGTTCGCCCAAGCAATTGCAGGTGGTGCTGTTCGACGAGCTCGGCATGCCCAAGACCAAGCGCACCAAGACCGGCTACACGACCGACGCCGACGCCCTGCAGTCGCTGTTCGACAAGACCGGTCACCCGTTCCTGCAGCATCTGCTGACCCACCGCGACGTCACCCGCCTCAAGGTCACCGTCGACGGACTGCTCAACGCGGTGGCCGCCGACGGCCGCATCCACACCACCTTCAATCAGACGATCGCGGCGACCGGCCGGCTGTCGTCCACCGAGCCCAACCTGCAGAACATCCCGATCCGCACCGAAGCCGGACGGCGGATCCGGGATGCGTTCATCGTCGGACGCGGCTACGCCGAGCTGATGACCGCGGACTACAGCCAGATCGAAATGCGGATCATGGCCCACCTGTCGCGCGACGAAGGACTCATCGAGGCGTTCAACACCGGCGAGGACCTGCACTCATTCGTCGCATCCCGCGCCTTCAGCGTGCAGATCAACGAGGTCACCGCCGAACTGCGCCGCCGGGTAAAGGCGATGTCGTATGGGTTGGCCTACGGGTTGAGCGCCTACGGTCTGTCCGCCCAGCTCAAGATCTCCACCGAGGAAGCCAAGGACCAGATGGACCAGTACTTCGCCCGGTTCGGCGGGGTACGCGACTACCTGCTCAATATCGTCGAGCAGGCCCGCAAGGACGGCTACACCTCGACGGTGCTGGGCCGTCGGCGCTACCTACCGGAGCTGGACAGCAGCAACCGACAGGTCCGCGAGGCCGCCGAGCGCGCAGCCCTCAACGCCCCGATCCAGGGCAGCGCGGCCGACATCATCAAGGTGGCGATGATCGAGGTGGCCAAGGCGCTCAAAGAGGCCGGGTTGGCGTCTCGGTTATTGCTGCAGGTCCACGACGAGCTCTTGATCGAAATCGCGCCCGGCGAGCGGGATCAGGTGGAAAAGCTGGTCCGCGACAAGATGGGCAGCGCCTACCCACTGGACGTGCCGTTGGAGGTTTCCGTGGGCTACGGCCGCAGTTGGGACGCCGCGGCGCACTAG
- a CDS encoding lipid-transfer protein, translating to MTTTPEPLYILGAGMHPWGKWGRDFTEYGVVAARAALAEAGLDWTQIQLVAGADTIRNGYPGFVAGSTFAQKLGWNGVPVSSSYAACASGSQALQSARAHILAGFCDVALVIGADTTPKGFFAPVGGERKNDPDWQRFHLIGATNTVYFALLARRRMDLYGATLEDFAQVKVKNSKHGLNNPNARYRKENSVEDVLASPVVSDPLRLLDICATSDGAAALIVASKSFAEKHLGSVEGVPSVRAISTVTPRYPQHLPELPDIATDSTAVVPAPDRVFKDQILDAAYAEAGIGPEDLSLAEVYDLSTALELDWYEHLGLCAKGEAEALLRSGATTVGGRIPVNPSGGLACFGEAIPAQAIAQVCELTWQLRGQATGRQVENAKVGITANQGLFGHGSSVIVAR from the coding sequence ATGACGACTACGCCCGAACCGCTCTACATCCTCGGCGCGGGCATGCACCCGTGGGGCAAATGGGGCCGTGACTTCACCGAGTACGGTGTGGTTGCCGCGCGTGCCGCACTTGCCGAAGCCGGACTGGACTGGACGCAAATTCAGCTGGTGGCCGGCGCGGACACGATCCGCAACGGCTATCCGGGTTTCGTTGCGGGCTCGACATTCGCGCAGAAGCTCGGCTGGAACGGCGTACCCGTCAGTTCCAGCTATGCGGCGTGCGCCAGCGGTTCCCAGGCGCTGCAGAGCGCGCGGGCGCACATCCTGGCCGGATTCTGCGACGTCGCTCTGGTGATCGGTGCAGACACCACCCCGAAGGGCTTTTTCGCCCCGGTGGGCGGCGAGCGCAAGAACGACCCCGACTGGCAGCGCTTCCACCTCATCGGCGCGACGAACACGGTGTACTTCGCGTTGCTGGCGCGCCGGCGCATGGACCTCTACGGCGCGACGCTCGAGGATTTCGCGCAGGTGAAGGTCAAGAACTCCAAGCACGGGCTCAACAACCCGAACGCCCGATACCGCAAGGAGAATTCGGTCGAGGACGTGCTGGCCAGCCCGGTGGTCTCGGATCCGCTTCGGCTGCTTGACATTTGCGCCACCTCGGACGGCGCGGCCGCATTGATCGTGGCGAGTAAGTCCTTCGCCGAGAAGCATCTTGGTTCGGTGGAGGGTGTGCCGTCGGTGCGCGCCATCAGCACCGTGACGCCGCGGTACCCGCAGCATCTACCCGAATTGCCGGATATTGCAACGGATTCCACCGCGGTGGTGCCCGCACCGGATCGGGTGTTCAAGGACCAGATCCTTGATGCGGCCTACGCGGAAGCCGGCATCGGGCCCGAAGACCTGAGCCTGGCCGAGGTGTATGACCTGTCCACTGCGCTGGAACTCGACTGGTACGAGCATCTGGGGTTGTGCGCCAAGGGTGAGGCCGAGGCGCTGTTGCGCAGCGGCGCGACCACCGTCGGCGGCAGGATCCCCGTCAACCCGTCGGGCGGGCTGGCGTGCTTCGGCGAGGCCATTCCGGCGCAGGCGATCGCGCAGGTCTGCGAGCTGACCTGGCAACTGCGTGGGCAGGCCACCGGTCGGCAGGTGGAGAACGCGAAGGTGGGCATTACCGCGAACCAGGGTCTGTTCGGCCACGGCTCTTCGGTGATCGTCGCCCGCTAG
- a CDS encoding ANTAR domain-containing response regulator, producing the protein MTGPTNDAEAAKPRRVLIAEDEALIRMDLAEMLREEGYEIVGEAGDGQEAVELAERHNPDLVIMDVKMPRRDGIDAASEIASKRIAPIVVLTAFSQRDLVERARDAGAMAYLVKPFTISDLIPAIELALSRFSEITALEDEVATLSDRLETRKLVERAKGLLQAKQGMTEPEAFKWIQRAAMDRRTTMKRVAEVVLETLDPKEPKE; encoded by the coding sequence ATGACCGGGCCCACCAACGACGCCGAAGCCGCAAAACCACGCCGCGTCCTGATCGCCGAAGACGAAGCGCTGATCCGCATGGACCTGGCGGAGATGCTGCGAGAGGAGGGGTACGAGATCGTCGGCGAGGCCGGCGACGGGCAGGAAGCCGTCGAGCTGGCCGAGCGCCATAACCCCGATCTGGTGATCATGGACGTCAAGATGCCGCGTCGGGACGGGATCGACGCCGCATCCGAGATCGCAAGCAAGCGAATCGCGCCGATCGTGGTGCTTACCGCGTTCAGTCAGCGCGATCTGGTGGAGCGCGCGCGTGACGCCGGAGCGATGGCATATCTGGTCAAGCCCTTCACCATCAGCGACCTGATTCCGGCCATCGAGCTGGCGCTCAGCCGGTTCAGCGAGATCACCGCGTTGGAGGACGAGGTCGCGACTTTGTCCGACCGTCTGGAAACCCGCAAGCTCGTCGAGCGCGCCAAGGGCCTGCTACAGGCCAAACAGGGCATGACCGAGCCGGAAGCGTTCAAGTGGATCCAGCGCGCGGCCATGGACCGGCGGACCACCATGAAGCGCGTCGCCGAGGTCGTCCTGGAAACTCTCGACCCCAAGGAGCCCAAGGAGTAG